In Vagococcus hydrophili, one DNA window encodes the following:
- the murG gene encoding undecaprenyldiphospho-muramoylpentapeptide beta-N-acetylglucosaminyltransferase, with protein sequence MKVLVSGGGTGGHIYPAVSLVKYIKAKHPDAEFLFVGTKKGLESKIVPDQGIPFETIEIQGFKRSLSLSNFKTIQLFLSSIKKAKQIIRKFEPDIVIGTGGYVCGSVVYAAHKLNIPTIIHEQNSVAGMTNKFLSRYVNKIGICFSDVAKDFPSEKVVMVGNPRAQEVANIKKSEVLSQYDLKTDIPTVLIFGGSRGALAINEAVLDSLEMLKTKPYQVLYASGEIYFSDVEEKWATITGEKSNIKLVPYIKNMENVLANVDVVVGRAGATSLAEITSLGLPSILIPSPNVTNDHQTKNAQSLVDKQAAVMIPNAELNQETLVAKIDELMLDSDKRLAMAASSKKEGIQDATDRLYRLITTLTS encoded by the coding sequence ATGAAAGTATTAGTATCCGGTGGTGGAACAGGTGGTCATATTTATCCAGCTGTGTCTCTCGTGAAATATATTAAAGCGAAACATCCTGACGCTGAGTTTTTATTTGTTGGGACAAAAAAAGGATTGGAAAGTAAGATTGTTCCAGATCAAGGTATCCCTTTTGAGACAATTGAAATTCAAGGATTTAAACGCTCTTTATCCTTAAGCAACTTTAAAACAATTCAATTATTTTTAAGTAGTATCAAAAAAGCAAAACAGATTATTAGGAAATTTGAACCAGATATTGTGATTGGAACAGGTGGTTATGTTTGTGGATCTGTTGTTTATGCAGCTCATAAACTAAACATTCCAACAATCATCCACGAGCAAAATAGTGTGGCAGGTATGACCAATAAGTTTTTATCCAGATATGTAAATAAAATAGGTATCTGTTTTTCTGATGTAGCTAAAGATTTTCCTTCTGAAAAAGTAGTGATGGTAGGTAATCCCAGAGCTCAAGAAGTGGCTAATATTAAGAAGTCGGAAGTTTTAAGTCAATATGATTTGAAAACAGATATTCCAACAGTCTTAATATTTGGAGGAAGTCGTGGCGCGTTAGCAATTAATGAGGCTGTTTTAGATAGCTTGGAAATGCTTAAAACAAAACCTTATCAAGTCTTATACGCCTCAGGTGAGATTTATTTTAGTGATGTAGAAGAAAAATGGGCAACGATAACTGGCGAAAAAAGCAACATAAAGCTTGTGCCTTACATTAAAAATATGGAAAATGTATTAGCTAATGTGGATGTCGTTGTTGGTCGTGCCGGTGCTACGTCCCTAGCAGAAATCACATCATTAGGACTGCCTTCAATTTTAATTCCAAGTCCCAATGTGACAAATGACCATCAAACAAAAAATGCTCAAAGTTTAGTCGATAAGCAAGCTGCTGTGATGATACCAAATGCGGAGTTAAATCAAGAGACTTTGGTCGCTAAAATTGATGAATTAATGCTTGATTCAGATAAGCGACTTGCAATGGCAGCTTCATCTAAAAAAGAAGGTATTCAAGATGCTACTGACCGTTTGTACCGTTTAATCACGACGTTAACTTCATAA
- the mraY gene encoding phospho-N-acetylmuramoyl-pentapeptide-transferase — translation MILTELLIPLSLGFAFVLMTIPQFIAFFKVKKMGQAVREEGPQAHLAKTGTPTMGGLVFLFSIVLASIITAFWKEELTSSFWSILFILALYGLLGFLDDFIKVFKKRNLGLNSKQKLLGQIVGGIILYLIMKSAGISTLLYIPFLGNVDMGVIYGAFVVFWLVGFSNAVNLTDGIDGLVSGLGSISFGTYAIIAWQQEQYDILLICIASIGALLGFLVYNKKPAKIFMGDVGSLALGGMLAAISILLHQEWTLLLIGLVYVVETLSVILQVASFKLTGKRIFKMSPIHHHFELSGWSEWKIDIVFWIVGLVMSGITLAILYL, via the coding sequence ATGATACTTACAGAATTATTAATCCCTTTATCCTTAGGGTTCGCATTTGTTTTAATGACAATACCTCAATTTATAGCTTTTTTTAAAGTAAAAAAAATGGGACAAGCAGTCAGAGAAGAAGGGCCACAAGCTCATTTAGCTAAAACAGGAACACCAACAATGGGTGGATTAGTTTTCTTGTTTAGTATTGTACTTGCTTCAATTATTACAGCTTTTTGGAAAGAAGAGTTAACTTCTTCTTTCTGGAGTATTTTATTTATTTTAGCTTTATACGGTTTATTAGGATTTTTAGATGATTTTATTAAAGTCTTTAAAAAACGTAATTTAGGGTTGAATTCTAAACAAAAACTATTAGGTCAAATTGTTGGTGGGATTATTCTTTATCTCATTATGAAATCAGCAGGTATTAGTACTTTACTTTATATTCCGTTCCTTGGAAATGTGGATATGGGTGTTATCTATGGTGCCTTTGTTGTCTTTTGGTTAGTAGGATTTTCAAATGCAGTGAATTTAACAGATGGAATTGACGGCTTAGTGTCAGGGTTAGGATCTATTTCGTTTGGAACCTATGCCATTATTGCATGGCAACAAGAACAATATGATATTCTTTTAATTTGTATTGCTTCAATCGGTGCTCTGTTAGGTTTTCTTGTTTATAATAAAAAGCCTGCTAAAATCTTTATGGGGGATGTGGGCTCACTGGCATTAGGCGGTATGTTAGCAGCAATCTCAATCTTATTACATCAAGAATGGACACTTTTATTAATTGGGTTAGTGTATGTAGTAGAAACGTTAAGCGTGATTTTACAAGTGGCATCATTTAAATTAACAGGTAAACGAATTTTTAAAATGTCACCGATTCATCATCACTTTGAATTAAGTGGTTGGAGTGAATGGAAAATCGACATTGTTTTTTGGATAGTAGGATTGGTTATGTCAGGTATTACATTAGCTATTTTATATTTATAA
- a CDS encoding cell division protein FtsQ/DivIB produces the protein MTDNNNHEENIKKQLMLPNQEDKKESSENETASQSEQKQSDEKNVTSEEKSAGLSFSKLRYSQSPKEKELFKRLSLILGILVISIFITLYFISPLSKVGKIVVSGVENSDLNEVVQSSEIKVGKSLWEQYFNKSVMAQNVKKDNKRIETAKISLVNLNQLKITIKEYPTIGYVKTSGKNYEVLSNGTILKEPVKDMKKNLPLLQNFKEGENLNEFLDAYNRFDATLKENIESIESLATKTNPFRIKFKMKDGNEVIGLSTTIADKMAFYDKITAEMKDKGVIDMEAGLSGVFSYPHKTSESTVESSSSQVVE, from the coding sequence ATGACTGACAATAATAATCATGAAGAAAATATCAAAAAACAGTTAATGCTTCCGAATCAAGAAGATAAAAAAGAGTCTTCTGAAAATGAAACAGCGTCACAATCTGAACAAAAGCAAAGTGATGAAAAAAATGTAACTTCTGAAGAAAAAAGTGCTGGTTTAAGTTTTAGTAAATTAAGATATAGCCAGTCACCAAAAGAAAAAGAATTGTTTAAACGCTTGTCCTTAATTTTAGGTATCTTAGTTATTTCAATTTTTATTACATTATACTTTATTTCACCTTTAAGCAAAGTAGGGAAAATTGTTGTTTCGGGAGTAGAAAATAGTGATTTAAATGAAGTGGTTCAATCTTCTGAAATAAAAGTAGGTAAAAGTTTATGGGAACAATATTTTAATAAGAGTGTCATGGCTCAAAATGTCAAAAAAGACAATAAGAGAATCGAAACGGCTAAAATTAGTTTAGTTAACTTGAATCAATTGAAAATTACGATTAAAGAGTACCCAACAATTGGTTATGTTAAAACGAGTGGGAAAAACTATGAAGTCTTATCTAATGGCACTATTTTGAAAGAACCTGTTAAAGACATGAAGAAAAATTTACCACTACTTCAAAATTTTAAAGAGGGTGAAAATCTCAATGAGTTCTTAGATGCCTATAATCGATTTGATGCAACGCTGAAAGAAAATATTGAGAGTATCGAGTCATTAGCAACAAAAACGAATCCATTTAGAATTAAGTTTAAGATGAAAGATGGCAATGAAGTCATCGGTTTATCAACAACTATTGCAGACAAGATGGCTTTTTATGATAAGATAACCGCTGAAATGAAAGATAAGGGTGTTATTGATATGGAAGCGGGTCTTTCAGGGGTATTTTCATACCCGCATAAAACATCAGAATCCACTGTAGAAAGTAGTTCAAGTCAAGTTGTAGAGTAA
- the murD gene encoding UDP-N-acetylmuramoyl-L-alanine--D-glutamate ligase, protein MKKAAEYANEKILVLGLARSGVAAAKLLHQLGAFVTVNDAKNIDENPEAQELLALGMTVITGSHPIDLLDEGFSLIVKNPGIPYTNPILEKAIEKNIPIMTEVEIAHAVSEAEFIGITGTNGKTTTTTMIYQLLNSERSKGEAKLAGNIGFPTSDVVLKAKSDDVLVTELSSFQLMGIDKFKPSIALITNLFEAHIDYHGSRDNYVSAKWEIQKNMTSADYLILNGNQAELRKLAETTKATVIYFSTTCLEKEGAYLLEDALVYKDEKIMLASEVGVPGSHNIENALAAIIVAKLSGVSNESIRQTLMNFSGVPHRTEFIGEYDGVRIYNDSKATNILATEKALSGFNNEHLVLIAGGLDRGNGFEELEESLVGLKALVATGETADKLIETAKKMGVTNCVKVSDMGQAVKAAWEISEREDAILLSPACASWDQYKNFEIRGEAFVKEIKQIVSR, encoded by the coding sequence ATGAAAAAAGCAGCAGAATACGCAAATGAAAAGATTTTAGTTTTAGGATTAGCTAGAAGCGGTGTTGCAGCAGCCAAGTTATTACATCAATTAGGCGCGTTTGTTACAGTGAATGATGCAAAAAACATAGATGAAAATCCAGAAGCGCAAGAATTGCTTGCTTTAGGAATGACTGTGATAACAGGAAGCCATCCAATCGATTTACTTGATGAAGGATTTTCGCTAATTGTCAAAAACCCTGGGATTCCATATACGAATCCTATTCTCGAAAAAGCAATTGAAAAAAATATTCCAATTATGACAGAAGTAGAAATAGCACATGCCGTTTCAGAGGCTGAATTTATTGGTATAACAGGAACAAATGGGAAAACAACAACAACAACGATGATTTACCAACTATTAAATAGCGAACGATCTAAAGGTGAAGCTAAATTAGCAGGTAATATTGGCTTTCCAACAAGTGATGTGGTTCTTAAAGCAAAAAGTGATGATGTTTTAGTCACTGAATTATCAAGTTTCCAATTAATGGGAATTGATAAATTTAAACCATCTATTGCTTTAATTACGAACTTGTTTGAAGCGCATATTGATTATCATGGAAGTCGTGATAATTATGTTTCTGCTAAATGGGAAATTCAAAAAAATATGACGTCAGCTGATTATTTGATTTTAAATGGTAATCAAGCAGAATTAAGAAAATTAGCAGAAACAACTAAAGCTACAGTCATCTATTTTTCAACAACTTGTCTGGAAAAAGAAGGAGCTTATCTTTTAGAGGATGCTTTAGTTTATAAAGATGAAAAAATTATGTTAGCATCAGAAGTTGGTGTGCCAGGTAGTCACAACATTGAGAATGCTTTAGCAGCGATTATCGTGGCTAAATTATCAGGTGTGTCAAATGAGAGTATCAGACAAACTTTAATGAACTTTTCAGGTGTTCCTCACCGAACTGAATTTATTGGTGAGTATGATGGTGTGAGAATTTACAATGATTCAAAAGCAACGAATATTTTAGCCACTGAAAAAGCTTTAAGTGGTTTTAATAATGAACATTTAGTTTTAATTGCGGGTGGTTTAGATCGTGGGAATGGCTTTGAAGAGTTAGAGGAGTCTTTAGTAGGGTTGAAAGCACTCGTTGCCACAGGTGAAACCGCAGATAAATTAATTGAAACAGCCAAAAAAATGGGTGTGACAAATTGTGTGAAAGTATCAGACATGGGACAAGCTGTGAAAGCTGCATGGGAAATAAGTGAAAGAGAAGATGCTATTCTCTTGTCACCAGCTTGTGCCAGTTGGGATCAATATAAAAACTTTGAAATTCGCGGAGAAGCGTTTGTTAAAGAAATAAAACAAATAGTAAGTAGGTAA